A window from Chryseobacterium vaccae encodes these proteins:
- a CDS encoding four helix bundle protein, with protein sequence MFLNLNHYKLDVYISAKELRKECYKTFIKIPDSERFNLIDQIRRASTSVVLNITEGCSRKSELERKRYFEITRGSVIELDSCFDIIIDCDYIKQEELTKIGNLIKTTFILLSGMLK encoded by the coding sequence ATGTTTTTAAATCTGAACCATTACAAACTTGATGTTTATATTTCAGCTAAAGAACTGCGAAAAGAGTGCTATAAAACTTTCATTAAAATTCCGGATAGTGAAAGATTTAATCTGATTGATCAAATACGCCGGGCATCAACTTCTGTTGTTTTGAATATTACCGAAGGATGCTCCAGAAAATCAGAGTTGGAAAGAAAAAGATATTTTGAGATTACAAGAGGCTCAGTAATAGAATTAGATTCCTGTTTTGACATAATTATAGATTGTGATTATATAAAACAAGAGGAGTTAACAAAAATTGGAAATTTAATAAAGACAACATTTATCCTGTTAAGCGGAATGTTGAAATAA
- a CDS encoding ABC transporter ATP-binding protein has translation MLVIQDLHKSYDTGKSKLHVLKGINLNISEGEFVSIMGSSGSGKSTLLNIIGILDEKDSGTYELDGVPIEHLSEVKAAEYRSKFLGFIFQSFNLIGYKTALENVALPLYYQNVPRKERNQKAMEYLEKVGLAQWANHLPNELSGGQKQRVAIARALITDPKIVLADEPTGALDSKTTHDIMKLLQDINNEGKTIIVVTHEPDVAAQTKRNVVLKDGIIESDEFIKQIVL, from the coding sequence GACACCGGGAAAAGTAAGCTGCACGTTCTCAAGGGAATCAACCTCAATATTTCCGAAGGCGAATTTGTTTCTATTATGGGAAGTTCCGGTTCCGGGAAATCCACGCTTCTTAATATTATTGGAATTCTGGATGAAAAAGATTCAGGAACCTATGAACTGGATGGTGTTCCTATTGAACATTTGTCTGAAGTAAAAGCAGCAGAATACAGAAGTAAATTCTTAGGATTTATTTTCCAGTCTTTCAATCTGATCGGCTATAAGACCGCTCTGGAAAATGTAGCCCTTCCTCTGTATTATCAGAATGTTCCAAGAAAAGAACGTAACCAGAAAGCTATGGAATACCTGGAGAAAGTAGGTCTTGCACAATGGGCTAACCATCTTCCTAATGAACTTTCCGGAGGACAGAAACAAAGAGTCGCTATCGCGAGAGCTTTGATTACAGATCCTAAAATTGTTCTGGCGGATGAGCCTACAGGAGCGTTGGATTCCAAAACAACCCACGATATTATGAAGCTTCTTCAGGACATCAATAACGAAGGGAAAACCATCATCGTCGTAACCCATGAGCCGGACGTAGCCGCACAAACCAAGAGAAACGTTGTGCTGAAGGACGGAATCATAGAAAGTGATGAGTTTATAAAGCAGATTGTCTTATAA